Proteins from a single region of Bos javanicus breed banteng chromosome 7, ARS-OSU_banteng_1.0, whole genome shotgun sequence:
- the MACIR gene encoding macrophage immunometabolism regulator: MEVDVNGESRSALTTLPLPVAEASSPGKAEAEKPRCSSTPCSPMRRTVSGYQILHMDSNYLVGFTTGEELLKLAQKCTGAEESKGEAVPSLRSKQLDVGLARSSRLYKTRSRYYQPYEIPAVNGRRRRRMPSSGDKCTKSLPYEPYKALHGPLPLCLLKGKRAHSKSLDYLNLDKMNIKEPADTEVLQYQLQHLTLRGDRVFARNNT; this comes from the coding sequence ATGGAAGTCGATGTTAATGGCGAGTCCAGAAGTGCCCTGACCACCCTGCCCTTGCCAGTTGCAGAGGCCAGCTCCCCGGGCAAGGCAGAGGCGGAGAAGCCCCGCTGCTCCAGCACGCCGTGCTCGCCCATGCGCCGGACTGTGTCAGGCTACCAGATCCTCCACATGGACTCGAACTATTTGGTTGGCTTCACGACTGGTGAGGAGCTCCTGAAGTTAGCCCAGAAGTGCACAGGAGCTGAGGAGAGCAAGGGAGAAGCCGTGCCTTCCCTGCGCTCCAAACAGCTGGATGTGGGACTTGCTCGTTCCTCTCGTTTGTACAAAACCAGAAGTAGGTACTACCAGCCCTACGAGATTCCAGCTGTCAACGGCAGGAGGCGGAGGCGGATGCCCAGCTCAGGAGACAAGTGCACTAAATCTTTACCGTACGAACCTTATAAAGCCCTCCATGGGCCTCTGCCTCTTTGTCTTCTTAAAGGTAAGAGGGCTCACTCCAAATCTCTGGACTACCTCAATCTAGATAAAATGAACATCAAGGAGCCAGCTGACACAGAAGTGCTACAGTACCAGCTTCAACACCTAACCCTCAGAGGGGACCGTGTGTTTGCTAGGAATAATACATGA